tgctacggattatttcactaaatggaccgaagcagttcctttgaagaatatgacacattgaggtgattgagtttataactgagcatattattcatagattcggtattcctcaaactctgactacggatcaaggttcttcattcaTATCAAAGGAGGTACGCGCGTTTatcgaatcttacaagatcaTATTGCttaattcatctccatattatgctcaggccaatggacaTGCCGAGTCAAGCAAtatgattttgatcaaacttatcaagaagaaaatagaagaaaatcctaagaggtggcatgaggtgttatccgaagcattgtgggctcatcataTATCTCatcatggtgctactaaggttaccccttttgagcttgtgtatggtcaagaggccattttacccgttgaggtaaatctagacgcttatagattggctaagcaAAATGATCTTTCCGCCGTTGATTATTATTATTCAATGATGGATAACATTGATGAAGTGACCGACAAGCGAATGAAGGCTTTGAAAGAAATTGAAAAGGACAAGCTTCGGGctgctagagcttacaacaagaaggtaaaagataaatcttttcaggttggagatttagtttggaagacaatattgcctcttgggatgaaaagcaataagTTTGGTAAGTGGTCGCcgagttgggagggtccatatagAATTATTAAAGTTATCTTCGGGAATTCCTACATGATGGAGACGCTGCAAGGAGATCGACTACCTATAGCTATCAATGGGAAGTATTTGAAGAAATTCTACCCTAGTGTGTggcaagatgcatgaagaaGAGACGGCCAATTCATGAAAATTGTTCTTAGCAGTATTTTTTAGGCCCTAGTGTTGtatagaatatttttttttgctttttagcttgtaaactcactaaaaaataggggggcatatgttgacagcaaAATTTGGCACCTACCGaggccgaccggtttgaccggtcgggccgaccagTAAGACCGGTCTaagtctgtacagtccgagtagaattagttTTTTTTGTGAAGAATCcttatgtaatcctactcgtgaaggggtacgtcttccccggcctataaatataaaggttaaggccaattgaggttattcccaatcgaatcaatacaaaaatcgcattactttttacatctcaaaccctagccttttccaaccctagattgctttcttccttcgtctcgacagtgtttgaagacgttctgagtggcctgccgacctcaaagcaaccctacgttcacgagctccgacggggtccctcccgagctcgctgttcttgGTTTCTAGCAAAgccctgcctgcaccggtcagaccggtcggcggcaccggtcagaccggcctgccCAGGGGTTCGTGGGTGTTGAtggttttgacgatcgttcgcgcattctagcgcattcaagtgtgttggcgcgattctgtgtgaACAGGCTCCCTATCTTCCTTTGTAGCCATGCTCATTATTCAGTTTGCTATATTTTTACCTTGTCGTGGTGTTCATCACTAATCTATGGTGCTGCGATGGGACCTAGGGCCTCGTATGTGCTGCAGCCATACGCTTGTGCCACTAGGTGAGCGCTGGTATCATAGTCCGCGGTAGCAACTCCTCGACAATCTATTTTTTGCAACCTGCATAATGTGATGACTTAGGTTCTAATTCGGGTGTGTGACTACCACGGTTGCTAACATGCATTCCAACATGTGCACCATCAGTTATGCATCATGACTGGCACATCATAACCAATGCAACACGCCATGTGCATCATTTCATCAATGCATAGGTCATCGCATCCATGCATTGTATCATCTCAAACGTACATCCCATGGGTGCGTTACCTCATTGCAACAACATAATTGCAGCATAAGTTGCCACATTGTATCATCAATCTTCTGGCATGTTGACTTTTCCATAATACATTATTTTTCTCAAAACAAGAACTAACTCCGTCAAATAAAAGATCCTTCAGCAAGAGTGTCTTGAGAAAACCTCGCTTATGCCACGTAATAAGATATCAAGCTGAGAAAAGAAATGCCTCAAGTTGTAGTATAGTTGATCCCATTGTTTTCCATGCTACACATGTGCCAGTGCAACTATTCAATTATGTATGTATAAGATCCTCAGGAGTCACCCTACCGAAGACGCAGCCACGTGGGACACTGAAAGTTATCTAAACCAAAATTTTCATGTTTTCCTAATCTCACTCCAAGGCACACGTACGTTCCACTCTAATTTTACTCACCCGAATCTCGGGACaagattctttttagggggggtaggctgtaataCCCCAGGTGTTTCAAACACTAAACTCGAGATCTTAACCATGCCATCATACAGAATAGCCAAGATTAAATTAAAACAAGGCATTTCTTATATATATGCATggatgtgtatgtatgtatgtgtgcatatgcatgtgtatgtgtgcaaATAGAGGGTACCTTTGGAATATCTATAATCAACCCAATATGAATGACAAAATAAGTCTATGCATATCCCTCTTGTAATGCTATGTGAATTTACTATAGAAGCTAGgttcaaaatttgaaaatttcagatGAAATGATGACAAATTCAAATCCTAATGgtcaaaaatttaaaataacttttaaaccattgttcaaatgaacttttgcataaaataaaagttgtagagttttaaattatctacaacttttatgttgaaAGGTTTTCGTAGCTCCACAAAAAAATTTGAGTAAATTTCAGTCAAACCTCGGCCTTTccctctttctccctctcttcatccctcctctgctccgttCCTActtcccgagcgcagagccgagCAGGCCATCATGCCGCACGTGCGCCTGCTGCACCACTGCTACCTCGCTTCCCTGTCGAGGCCGCGCTgctgcccctgccgccgcctgctgccacTGCTGCACCGCCGTTGCGACCGCCGCTGATCGGCCATGAGTGCTCCTCCGCACGCCACCACGCGACGAGCGCTCGGCGACAGCGTCgtggcgacgccgccggccattAATGCCACTCCTGCGCCGCGCACCTCCTCTTAACTCGGCCAGGCCCTTTGCTTTGAGGCCAAGCCTCCTCGCCCTCCCTCTCCACTCCtcaacccccctcccccctccacccCAAGAACCGAAAACCCCTCCTCCTTGCGCCCAGAGACCCTTTGCTggccaccattgccgccgccgtgggcaACTCGCCATGGAACCCCTACCTCGGGCCACCCTCCTTCCAAACCAACCACCCAGCCACCTCCCCCTTGCTCCCAGGAAGTTCctcggcccggccgcgcccctaTTCCGCCGCcggaccgccaccgccgccgaacAGACCGGGCGCCGgcccctgctccactccagtgAGCCGCCTCCGGCCGTCCCAACCCACACCGAGCACACCACGAGGTAGCTAGcgacctcctcttgctcctcctcctcttccccctcGCCTCTGGTGAGCGAGCTCGCCGGAATCGAGCTCCCCAGCGCCTCCTCTGCTCTAAATCTTTGTCAAGGACTTCGTGCAACAATAGGAGCAATTCTAGGGGGCTATCTGCTCAGCCATAGACCCATATGAATAGTGTTAGGGTCTTTTTTGAGAAACTagctgaaactttgaaaatttgtagtatattgtagaaaaatcataaaatagcaaatgaggactttttggaatccttgtgagtaTATCTATGTGGTGGAGTCATAATATGGTGTGTGTTAGTAGAAAGTTTTTGCTGCAAAAATGGATTTATGCTTAATAGTGTTTTAAAGCTAGTTGTATTAGCCCTTAATTGTATCTCATGTTGTAGGCAATATCTATACATTATTTTTGGGCAGAAACTTATTCTCCAGCAGTGTAGCCTTGTGCAAAAATTTcaacaccaaatcaagtccctagctataggtttcattagatcttgcTTTATGCCATATATGCATAGATCTTTTTGTTCTAGGTGCTATACTAACTTGATGCCTAGATGCTACAGAAACAGTTTAGGAGTTTTTGGCTCAGTAGAACCTGCTCATTTGATTTTCTTACCATGGATAAATActataaattaaaataaatagTTTATTGCTTAGAAAATTATCATATTTATACCAGCGGACTTATTTGAGTATATGATCACGTTGGAAAAGTTTGAGACCCAGAAACTGAGTGGAACTGTCTGTATAAATAAATCTGTATTAATATAGATTTAGCTTGACTTATTTTCTATGCTCTGTAACTTGCAAcgtaaaatctgaaaaatttacagtagactCAACGTAAGTTTAGAAGTACTCAGTAAAATTTTGAGCCGTAGTTCTTGCGTAGTTTGTTCTGTACAAATGAATCTTGATTCTAGCAGTAACAGTTTACTCTACTTTTAATGATTAATCTGCTTGATGAAAATGGGTGAAACTTTGACAGTAAGTTTGCACTCACGTAATGTGCTCTGCACAAAAATTTCACCTCCAGAATTTATCCCTAGTAGCAGTTTTGTTCAATCCATGTTCACTTTTGACAAATGACTATTTTAAAATGACAACACTCACTTGCTTAATGAGTTTAGTGAAATTTATTAAGTATTAACTACTAAATTAATGAATGCCCCTGTAATGATAGTAAGGTTATTTCATAGTTGTAACTTGAGTGGTGCTGTAAATAGTTATTTACATTTTTCCATCAATACAACTCATGCATGAGCATTttatatagatacgactactctcgctgacggaacatacgagcggGTGccagagtccgagagtgagtaGAGTGAAGCTCAAGTAAATCTAACTAAAGCTGTAGAAGatccgaaccaaagttcgggaGAGCTCAAGGCTagttacgctcaggaaggcaagccccggagcttGACCTGTTACTTTCAactttatgcaacttattatttctatatacttgtgcatttcagtttataggagttgattcaAACCTTAGTTgtatgatcctaggtacctatgtttaaACACGTGTAGGTTTAGGTCGCTAGATAGCTAAGCtaatgattcggtagaagtcgagtgatttcctattACTCGTGaacttataggagttgaatgtctactacatgctgcaatcataaggtCCATGGGAGGGGCTATGGTACTTGTTTATGCcctgtctgtttagtgaaaaatgttaaggccgcggtgtgtggtattggtggttaagcgtttgaacgtactaaccacatgccgagaaatatggtaatcggtaagcttaagtacctgatcggaccggggagtggacttttccctcaccctctttgaacttgttctcatgcgcgcacatgagGGTACAGAGTCtctgtactctgtagtcgaggatggtgaccctgatccacgagccagaaagaaaggggaaatgttgcgtgggtgactcGGTTTCCatacgtgtgtttaggtctgcctggccaggttaacaaatttgattcaaatcGTCCATTTCTCGCGGTTATTGAGACttcttaacccttttgccacatagagtaagaagtggacaatgatgatgatgatgatgaatatggttgaatgatgaaaaataattattttccaccatgtatgctgtTGGATAGATGATCACTTGGAATGGTTAACTGAACTAAaattttgaagctaaaattagaaattaaggatttactcttagttgcttttcggcgaaacaaaccctccagccaaaagtcttgcttgtctaggtagtgggctaagtatacccatagtcgggtaagccttgctgagtattagtatactcagccttgcttatggctcaattttgttttcaggtgatatgtTTGAatatcagatagctagcttgacttggccgtgtactttacctcctagttggtcggtggagtgggatccgactccggccaatgaggacaatgccgagtgatgtcatgtatgggcttcatcatgacatcttgtatcgtcgtttagaactcgctttatttccactacagttgaactctgaactaatTTAGATTTGACTTTCAAGTACTTTTCTGAgatttcaaacttggtttgtaatattaagttaagactctgtgatgtaagaatttgtgaaatgttgtactctctggactcatcGTCGTGTGAGTTGCACGTAAAGCTTTGGGTTTCGATCGCAGCtcaagtggtttcatcgggactttacccgattGGACTGTcaaattactccgtttgaagtgtgttaTCCGGAattacctttatggtgatggttagcgcacttgagctagattaattcgggcggttctgccacacccaTGGTGATTTGCCGGAAGTGCTCGAGGGCAAGGATGCGTGAGGCCTGGTTGAACAAGGAGAATGAGAACATCAGTCGGGTGtatgcaattgaatatccaatctagataaagttcatcaactagccTATATACCTTCATTCACCGTcttccctgcagaaatataaatgacaccccggtatactcctagataaaatgctacagcggtattccataCACTTGCGGATTTGTTCGTAGTTTGCCACCCCACTTGGTGTCTGCGTGCGTCATCGCTGTTCCCCAGTgatgacgttggtaggcgccgaCAATCTATTGTGCTTGTATTTTGCGTAAAAATAGTATGACATGTGACCTACAACTTTCAGAATTTGAAATATGCTTTTTGACGTTTTACGCCTTGTATCGGCTGGTGGCATGACCCAATACTAAAGgttcttttgtaccggcactAAATAGCTTTTTCAACCAGTGCTGAGCACCATTTTCCAGTAGAGACTGCTGATTCAAACGTTGTCAAATAATCTCCATACCATTATAGTCACCTCATTCTTACATCTTCAATAGTGATCATTATTATGCGCATCAATCCCTGCATGAATGTGTATGGATGAGGTAGAATGACAGAGCAGCACGCTTGGGCCCCTTCAAGTATATATGCGGATGCTCTCTGCCGTTCACTGGATTGCAATACTAGAGTATAGATCCATTCGGACAAGGATTAATTTATTTGTCTTCCTTAATAGTTTGGGTCCACTATCCCCTTGTACTGGTGTATCCTTTTCTATTCTCAATATCCAATCAGAGTGATTTAGATCCCATTATTTTTAACTAAGATGATTGCTTAACAATTTTAGATAATTGGTTAAACAATTATTTATTCCAATTCTATCATCCAAGCAAACTGAGCCAGGTAATTAAGCTGAACTGGAAATGCATTctgatttaaaaatatttaatttattaGGAGAACAAATAATTTTTTATGTTATTCCTGAGTTAGTTTGTCCTATTTGTTCATATAATCCATTTTTTACATATCAAGAAAAGTGAAATGCACTCAAAATAAACGTTTAAATGTAAGTTATATACATGGGTGCAAAtagtttttgaatgattgcaaaACGGTTTTAAAGAAATTTAATATCTGAATTTCCTATTCAAAATGTAATTGCTGATATACACACATGTATTGAACAAAGTAACTAAAAAAGTCCACCAATCATCCAAAGCTTGTGGTAATCAGAGCTAACGACTGACCAAGTAGCTTGGTCTCAGTAAAAAACAACTTTCCAACAAATAAGTTCACGTCAGCCAAATTATGAACGATGTACAGAGTAAAATTTAGCATGCCTTCGTATTTATACTGAGCAAGCACACCTTGTCACGCACTTACGCATtaacaaaactataaaacactGCTAGAGCTGaggacctctctctctctaaactTTTTTACTCACATTATCCGGTAGAACACTGTATCAAAGATGATAACTTCAACATATACGGTACAGTACGTAGCCGCTCAGCATTCCACCAAGGGAAACTAGCCAGCTGCCTAGCTACTTTGCTTGGGCTAGCACTGTTCGTCGACCTCCAAGCTGCTGGGAGTCATCTGGAAGAAGTGGTCCCAGGTGTAACGGAAGGTGACGACTCCCATGCTCGAGATCGGCTCGCCGTCGTTCACCAGGTACATGCCTCCGTCGTCGGCTCGGAACACGGTTGGGTCGACCGCCACCGTGGTCGCGAAGCCCCCGCCGTTGAGGTGCACGTTCCTAACGCTGCACGGGCAAAGGTTCTTCACCTCGACCTCGAACATCGTGTCACCACCGGACACAATCACACCCGTGTTGATAGTCTGCACCTGGATGCTGGAGGTGCCGCATCTCTCGCCATTTGCACCTGTTACTCGTGTATATAAAAATAGTAAATATATATCGGGAATACGTACGAGGCTACGAGCAATAATCAGCATAAAAATTTGGACAAGCAGCTGGTGATTTTGGATGCCATACGCCCATACCTCGAAGAGAAACAGAGAAGAAAAGAGCGATGACTAAGAGCTTGAGGTCAGTAGCCATGGTTTCTTCTTGTTCAGCCTTTGTAGACAAGAATTTTCTTGCTTGGTTTCTGTGTGGAAGCTGTACAGCTCTTCTCTATTTATAGATACAGGAACCGAGGCTCCGGCCCTCCCTCAGGCGATCAGTACGAATCTTTACTGCTGCATTTGGTGGTCGCTTTCTTGGTGTCTCCATTGACCCAAACTTGGAAGACCCCGGTTCCTCGCATATAATATGACGATCACTCCTTTCCTTCATAGCTAAGTACATCCATGATGGTCATTGCAAGTAGCAAAAGAAACAAAGGAAATATATACGAAACAAAATGGATCATGTTAGTTCATTCCTTCCTTGCTGATTACTTTTAACTAAAACATTGCATTCAAGGACTGCAATAGTTTCCCTTTAACTTAGGTGGTACCTTTTTTGCGGAACACAGTACAAATGTAGACACTCACAAAAACACACACACTAACCCTGGccctatgaatacacgcacACAACGCCCCCCTTATGAGCACCTCCGAGTGACTGAACCGACAAATCCTCGAGATCGACAAAGTCGCCACTAGTGTCTCACTATCGACGGGCATGTCGTCAACCATTGAAACAATACCGCCGGTTAAATTCTAGAAATCCAGAAAAATGCATGTACCAGTGCCGAGTCAAGGACTCGAATCTTGGTGGGTAGGTTCCACCATAAAGAACCTTAGGAGCTGAGAGTTCACAACTTAGGTGGTACCTAAAATACAATTATACATCTGTTGATGTGAACTATCTAACAATTGTTTTAAACAAGGGCATTTCCAATTAAGAAACCATTCCGTGCTTTATTAGCTTGATTATAATAAAACTGGAATCTAGGCCGACCATCAAGAGAAGAAAGTAATAGTTCCCCTTTAACTTTTAGTATATTTAGCTAATCATTTTCTTAGCCATGAAGAAATCGTGAATGTGTTCTTTGGGTTGTTCGATGTTTGAATATATCCATTAAAGTATAAGCACATTGGCATTTTAACATTGCATTTTGATTTATCAAAAAATTGGACATATAATTGAAAAATTAATGAGGTAGTGTAATAGTGTGGTTTTTTAGCAAAGAGTGTAGTGTCGTAGTCCCGAGGGCTAGGGCtggttctgtagtagtgtggtTTTTTAGCAAAGAGTGTACAGGGCCGAGGCGCGGAATATCTTATAAATCCTAATGGGGAACACTGGAATAACGGAATAAGAATTTGCATGGTTGGCACGCTATGCATGTTAAGCTTCGAGGAATAAATAAGCTCAGTTGAGTCAATAATAGGTGGAACGATCAGCTTAGTTTTGCCTTCTGCATGTGACAAAACGAAAACTACATATACTTTTGCTTACACGATTTAAAGTGGTGAACTAAAACATCAATTTTGGACTCAATATTTGTTGATTAATTATCTAGTAACTGGCTAGTCTGTTTTAATTTGTACTAAAATTTCGTAGgtatatataataataatttaCGCTAGCCCCAAAAGTCTGATGTTTCCTTTGTTAATT
This genomic interval from Panicum virgatum strain AP13 chromosome 8K, P.virgatum_v5, whole genome shotgun sequence contains the following:
- the LOC120644392 gene encoding uncharacterized protein At1g05835-like, giving the protein MATDLKLLVIALFFSVSLRGANGERCGTSSIQVQTINTGVIVSGGDTMFEVEVKNLCPCSVRNVHLNGGGFATTVAVDPTVFRADDGGMYLVNDGEPISSMGVVTFRYTWDHFFQMTPSSLEVDEQC